From one uncultured Paludibacter sp. genomic stretch:
- the rplU gene encoding 50S ribosomal subunit protein L21 (Evidence 2a : Function from experimental evidences in other organisms; PubMedId : 10094780, 387076, 8312607; Product type s : structure): MYAIVEILGQQFKVEAGKKLFVHRMNEAERGSTIEFDKVLLIDNNGTVTVGTPVVEGAKVVCEVVSHVRGEKVIVFHKKRRKGYRKRNGHRQDFTELTIKEIVA; encoded by the coding sequence ATGTACGCAATTGTTGAAATTTTAGGACAGCAGTTCAAAGTAGAAGCAGGCAAAAAGCTTTTTGTTCACAGAATGAACGAAGCCGAACGTGGTTCTACAATAGAATTTGACAAAGTATTGTTGATTGACAACAATGGAACAGTAACGGTAGGAACTCCTGTGGTAGAAGGCGCAAAAGTAGTTTGCGAAGTTGTATCACACGTAAGAGGCGAAAAAGTAATTGTTTTCCACAAAAAACGCCGCAAAGGATACCGCAAACGCAATGGTCACCGTCAAGACTTTACAGAATTGACAATTAAAGAAATAGTAGCTTAA
- a CDS encoding putative Efflux ABC transporter, permease protein (Evidence 3 : Putative function from multiple computational evidences) has translation MRNMIASIAWRNIWRNKLRSLVIVLAIAVGIIGAVTMNGFMMGMVEQRVESVIDTEISNIQIHNPNYLLNQEIKYHISNTAETIEKIKTIPEIKEVSSRIVSSAMATSASTGFGINLYGIHPEIEKKVSSIYKHINQGVYLKDGQNFPVVIGEKLSQKLNLNLDDKLIVTLTDTTGTITSGAFNIVGIYKTADDNFDVTHAYVKQSDLRKMINYPPNVVNELAVRLNKNDDTNLVINKLFKTFSSQIKQKQIIVQSWSQLNPADESMVEMMDYFSFLFLIIIFTALAFAIINVMLMAILERTREFGMLMALGMNKRKVFRMILLETIFLSVIGGLTGIVLGAVIVKYFSSYGFDLSSVASGMNSIGYNSIIYFKVKISFYLTSMVMVVLTAVVSGIFPALKALKLQPADAIREDS, from the coding sequence ATGAGAAATATGATAGCATCCATCGCTTGGCGAAATATTTGGAGAAACAAATTACGCAGTTTAGTAATTGTACTCGCCATTGCTGTGGGAATTATAGGAGCAGTAACAATGAATGGATTTATGATGGGAATGGTTGAGCAACGTGTTGAATCTGTTATTGATACAGAGATTTCCAATATCCAAATCCATAATCCCAATTATCTTTTAAATCAAGAAATAAAATATCATATTTCAAACACAGCAGAAACAATTGAAAAAATTAAAACAATCCCTGAAATAAAAGAGGTAAGCTCAAGAATTGTTTCTTCTGCTATGGCGACTTCTGCAAGTACCGGATTTGGGATAAACTTGTACGGTATTCATCCTGAAATTGAGAAAAAAGTAAGCTCCATTTACAAACATATTAATCAAGGCGTTTATCTGAAAGACGGTCAAAATTTTCCGGTTGTAATTGGAGAAAAATTATCACAAAAACTCAATCTTAATTTAGATGACAAACTAATAGTTACTTTAACAGACACCACAGGAACAATTACAAGCGGCGCTTTTAATATTGTGGGAATATATAAAACTGCGGATGATAATTTTGATGTAACACATGCTTATGTGAAACAAAGTGATTTAAGAAAAATGATTAATTATCCTCCAAATGTTGTCAATGAATTAGCCGTGCGTCTTAACAAAAACGACGACACCAATCTCGTCATCAATAAATTATTTAAAACATTTTCATCGCAAATTAAACAAAAACAAATTATTGTTCAGAGTTGGTCGCAATTAAACCCGGCCGACGAATCAATGGTAGAAATGATGGATTATTTTTCGTTTTTATTCCTGATAATTATATTCACAGCTTTGGCTTTTGCTATAATAAATGTTATGTTGATGGCAATTCTGGAACGTACGCGTGAGTTCGGAATGTTAATGGCTTTGGGTATGAACAAAAGAAAAGTTTTCAGAATGATTTTGTTAGAAACCATTTTCCTCTCCGTTATAGGCGGTTTAACTGGAATAGTATTGGGAGCTGTTATTGTAAAATATTTTTCCTCTTATGGTTTTGATCTTTCGTCTGTTGCAAGTGGGATGAATTCTATTGGCTACAATTCTATTATTTATTTTAAAGTAAAAATTTCATTCTATTTAACATCAATGGTTATGGTTGTTTTAACAGCTGTTGTTTCAGGTATTTTCCCTGCTTTAAAAGCATTGAAACTACAACCTGCAGATGCTATTAGAGAAGACAGTTAG
- a CDS encoding conserved hypothetical protein (Evidence 4 : Unknown function but conserved in other organisms) — translation MKKKQIYLLIFTIIFAINGVKSQNKKYDFNGFIQYINTTWNPEDNINWMEISSVHNRFDWHWYINNKLTFYAGLRNNLDYGSLLANFYPYYINSITQDNGFLNLTHKWTGKPNYFFYSNIDRLNLKWNYKKIEFTLGRQRINWGVNQVWNPNDIFNTYNYFDFSYINRPGSDAVRIQYYTGNFSSIQVAAKLNREKQITTAAMYKFNFANYDFQLLSGVMNKNFLTYGGGWAGQIKDVGFTGEVTCFTNLKNDSTPKTQCIASVAANYTFSNSLFVNVSALYNSAGKTQNIGQRDLLTSINLSPQTLTLSKFNLFGELSYPITPLIKADISAIFDPYDNSAFIGPSLDFNLSNSVDLLAMAQIFAGKTETEYGGFGQMYYLRLKWDF, via the coding sequence ATGAAAAAGAAACAAATTTATCTTCTCATTTTCACCATTATATTTGCGATAAACGGAGTAAAATCACAAAATAAAAAATATGATTTTAATGGATTTATCCAATATATCAATACTACTTGGAACCCCGAAGATAATATTAATTGGATGGAAATTTCCAGTGTACACAATCGGTTCGATTGGCATTGGTATATTAACAATAAACTTACGTTTTATGCCGGATTACGCAACAATTTGGATTATGGTTCCTTGTTGGCAAATTTTTATCCATATTATATAAACAGTATTACGCAGGATAATGGTTTTCTGAACTTAACTCACAAATGGACGGGTAAACCAAACTATTTTTTTTATTCTAATATAGACCGGCTAAATTTGAAGTGGAATTACAAAAAAATCGAATTTACACTGGGACGTCAACGAATTAATTGGGGAGTAAATCAGGTGTGGAATCCGAACGATATTTTTAACACTTACAATTATTTTGATTTTAGCTACATCAATCGTCCAGGAAGCGATGCCGTTCGTATTCAGTATTATACGGGGAATTTTTCCTCTATTCAAGTGGCGGCTAAATTAAACCGAGAAAAACAAATAACTACTGCCGCAATGTATAAATTCAACTTTGCAAATTACGATTTTCAATTATTGAGTGGCGTAATGAACAAAAATTTTCTTACCTATGGAGGAGGCTGGGCTGGACAAATAAAAGATGTAGGATTTACAGGCGAAGTAACTTGTTTTACAAATCTAAAAAATGATTCAACACCAAAAACACAATGCATAGCATCCGTTGCAGCAAATTACACATTTTCTAACAGCTTGTTTGTGAATGTTTCTGCACTCTACAACAGCGCTGGAAAAACGCAAAACATAGGTCAAAGAGACTTGTTAACCTCAATCAATCTTTCGCCTCAAACTTTGACACTTTCAAAATTCAATTTATTCGGAGAACTCTCCTATCCGATTACTCCATTGATTAAAGCCGATATCTCCGCTATTTTTGATCCTTACGATAATTCGGCATTTATCGGACCTTCGTTGGATTTCAATTTATCAAACAGCGTTGATTTATTGGCAATGGCACAAATATTTGCCGGCAAAACCGAAACAGAATACGGCGGTTTCGGGCAAATGTACTATCTGAGATTAAAGTGGGATTTTTAG
- a CDS encoding DNA-3-methyladenine glycosylase I, protein MQNSECTWHINDSLMKAYHDTEWGVPLHDDQKIFEFMVLDAFQAGLSWKTILYKRENFRVAFDDFDVEKISKYNEEKIQELMNNAGIIRNQAKIRATVKNAQEFLKVQQEFGTFDNYIWQFTGHKTIDNHFKITSEIPPKSAESDAMSKDLIKRGFKFVGSTICYAFMQAAGMVNDHLEGCGCR, encoded by the coding sequence ATGCAAAATTCCGAATGTACCTGGCACATAAATGATTCTCTAATGAAAGCGTATCACGATACTGAATGGGGTGTTCCGCTTCACGACGATCAAAAAATTTTTGAATTTATGGTATTGGATGCTTTTCAGGCAGGACTGAGTTGGAAAACCATTTTATATAAACGGGAGAATTTTCGCGTTGCTTTTGATGATTTTGACGTAGAAAAAATATCCAAATACAACGAAGAGAAAATACAGGAATTGATGAACAACGCCGGAATTATTCGCAACCAGGCAAAAATACGCGCTACCGTGAAAAACGCGCAGGAATTTTTAAAAGTGCAACAAGAATTCGGAACGTTTGATAATTATATTTGGCAATTTACAGGACATAAAACCATTGATAATCATTTTAAAATTACTTCGGAAATTCCTCCAAAATCAGCGGAATCGGATGCAATGAGTAAGGATTTGATAAAAAGAGGTTTCAAATTTGTAGGTTCAACTATTTGTTATGCTTTTATGCAAGCCGCAGGAATGGTGAATGATCATCTGGAAGGATGTGGTTGTAGATAA
- a CDS encoding conserved hypothetical protein (Evidence 4 : Unknown function but conserved in other organisms) has translation MIFILQKYKINEMNPYSILEKYYDKHSRQYEILIAHSEQVRNKALEVADKHPELNANKEFIAEAAMLHDIGVFLTNAPKIDCFGDKEYICHGFLGSDIIKKEGFPLHALVCERHTGTGMSLEYIIENNLPLPHRDMRPVSIEEQIICYADKFFSKTKLNKELSVEKIISKLHKYGDSHAQRFLSWHEKFC, from the coding sequence ATGATTTTTATTTTACAAAAATACAAAATAAACGAAATGAATCCTTATTCCATTTTAGAAAAATATTACGACAAGCATTCCAGGCAATATGAAATATTAATTGCACATAGCGAACAAGTAAGAAATAAAGCATTGGAAGTGGCTGATAAACATCCTGAGTTGAATGCTAACAAGGAATTTATTGCTGAAGCCGCTATGTTACATGATATTGGCGTTTTTCTTACCAATGCTCCTAAAATAGATTGTTTTGGCGATAAAGAATATATTTGTCACGGTTTTTTAGGATCGGATATTATAAAAAAAGAAGGATTTCCGCTTCACGCACTTGTGTGCGAACGACATACAGGTACAGGAATGAGTTTAGAATATATTATTGAAAATAATTTACCGTTACCGCACAGAGATATGCGTCCTGTTTCCATTGAAGAACAAATTATTTGTTATGCCGACAAGTTTTTCTCAAAAACCAAATTAAATAAAGAATTATCTGTAGAAAAAATTATATCGAAACTGCATAAATACGGCGATTCTCACGCACAACGATTTTTAAGTTGGCATGAAAAATTCTGCTAA
- a CDS encoding conserved hypothetical protein (Evidence 4 : Unknown function but conserved in other organisms) has protein sequence MSIIKVEGIFKTYNEANVPVNALNGINLQIEKGEFMAIVGPSGCGKTTLLNIIGGLDLPTKGDIFIEQTNLKDLSSKELIDFRLHNIGFVFQAYNLIPVLTVKENIEFIMVLQNHPKEQRDAKVKELLEAVGIGDKADFKPGQLSGGQQQRVAVARALASQPKYIIADEPTANLDSTSTSELLDLMADMNKKYNTTFVFATHDQHVMDKAKRIVTLEDGKVINDKIIQQ, from the coding sequence ATGAGCATTATAAAAGTTGAAGGTATTTTCAAAACATACAACGAGGCAAATGTTCCCGTTAATGCGCTTAACGGCATAAATTTACAAATTGAAAAAGGGGAATTTATGGCTATTGTAGGTCCTTCCGGATGTGGAAAAACCACGCTGTTAAATATTATTGGAGGACTGGATTTGCCAACCAAAGGAGATATTTTTATTGAACAAACCAATCTGAAAGATTTATCTTCAAAAGAATTGATTGATTTTCGTTTACATAATATCGGATTTGTGTTTCAGGCATACAATTTAATTCCGGTGCTTACGGTAAAAGAAAACATTGAATTTATTATGGTATTGCAAAATCACCCTAAAGAACAACGAGATGCAAAAGTAAAAGAATTACTTGAAGCCGTAGGAATTGGAGATAAAGCCGATTTCAAACCCGGCCAACTTTCAGGCGGACAACAACAACGAGTAGCTGTTGCAAGAGCATTAGCATCGCAACCGAAATATATTATAGCAGACGAACCAACCGCTAATCTTGACTCCACCTCAACCAGTGAATTACTTGATTTAATGGCAGATATGAATAAAAAATACAATACTACATTTGTTTTTGCTACTCACGATCAACATGTGATGGATAAAGCCAAGCGAATTGTAACATTGGAAGATGGAAAAGTAATCAACGATAAAATTATTCAACAATAA
- the serS gene encoding Serine--tRNA ligase has product MLTLKYITENTEEVIHRLAKKHFDGAQIINQIVDLDEKRKITQTSADNFSAEMNALSKEIGQLFKEGKQAEATVAKEKTVTLKENIKQLTEQQAEIEQKLNDLLVQVPNLPHESVPEGKHAEDNVVERSGGVVPELHKDAVPHWDLAKKYDLIDFELGVKISGAGFPVYKGKGARLQRALINFFLDNAREAGYLEVQPPYVVNAASGYGTGQLPDKEGQMYHCGLDDLYLIPTAEVPVTNIYRDVILDEKELPIKNTAYSACFRREAGSYGKDVRGLNRLHQFDKVEIVRIDTPEHSYESLTEMVNYVQSLVEKLELPWRILRLCGGDMSFTSALTFDFEVYSAAQQRWLEVSSVSNFESYQANRLKCRYKNADKKTQLAHTLNGSALALPRIVAALLENNQTNEGIKIPKALVPYTGFDMID; this is encoded by the coding sequence ATGCTTACACTCAAATACATTACCGAAAATACCGAAGAAGTTATCCATCGTTTGGCTAAAAAACACTTTGACGGCGCACAAATCATCAATCAAATTGTGGATTTGGATGAAAAAAGGAAAATTACGCAAACTTCTGCCGATAATTTTTCTGCCGAAATGAATGCGCTCTCAAAAGAAATCGGACAACTTTTCAAAGAAGGAAAACAAGCCGAAGCCACTGTTGCTAAAGAAAAAACCGTTACGCTGAAAGAAAATATCAAACAACTTACTGAGCAACAAGCAGAAATTGAACAAAAACTGAATGATTTGTTGGTTCAAGTTCCAAATCTGCCACACGAAAGTGTTCCCGAAGGAAAACACGCCGAAGATAATGTGGTAGAAAGAAGCGGTGGAGTTGTTCCCGAACTACATAAAGACGCTGTTCCTCATTGGGATTTAGCAAAAAAATACGATTTGATTGATTTTGAACTCGGCGTGAAAATAAGTGGAGCCGGTTTTCCCGTGTACAAAGGCAAAGGCGCACGTTTGCAACGTGCCTTAATTAACTTTTTCCTCGACAATGCTCGTGAAGCGGGATATTTGGAAGTGCAACCACCTTACGTTGTAAATGCAGCTTCAGGTTACGGAACAGGTCAATTGCCCGATAAAGAAGGACAAATGTATCACTGCGGATTGGATGATTTGTACTTGATTCCAACGGCGGAAGTTCCTGTAACGAATATTTACCGCGATGTGATTTTGGACGAAAAAGAACTTCCCATCAAAAATACGGCGTATTCCGCATGTTTCCGTCGCGAAGCGGGCTCGTATGGAAAAGACGTGCGTGGATTAAATCGCCTGCATCAGTTTGATAAAGTGGAGATTGTACGCATCGACACGCCTGAACATTCCTACGAATCGTTGACTGAAATGGTGAATTACGTTCAATCTCTGGTGGAAAAACTGGAATTGCCTTGGCGTATTCTTCGTCTTTGCGGCGGAGATATGAGTTTTACATCGGCGCTTACTTTCGACTTTGAGGTTTATTCTGCCGCTCAACAACGCTGGCTGGAGGTAAGTTCCGTTTCCAACTTTGAAAGTTATCAGGCAAACCGCTTAAAATGCCGTTATAAAAATGCCGACAAAAAAACACAGCTTGCTCATACACTGAACGGAAGCGCATTGGCTTTGCCTCGTATTGTAGCCGCATTGCTCGAAAACAACCAAACCAACGAAGGAATAAAAATTCCAAAAGCATTGGTTCCTTATACGGGATTTGATATGATTGATTGA
- the rpmA gene encoding 50S ribosomal protein L27 (Evidence 2a : Function from experimental evidences in other organisms; Product type s : structure), giving the protein MAHKKGVGSSKNGRESESKRLGVKIFGGQFAKAGNIIVRQRGTQHHPGLNMGIGKDHTLFALVDGVVEFRKRKDNRSFVSIVPIEKAN; this is encoded by the coding sequence ATGGCACATAAGAAAGGTGTAGGTAGTTCGAAGAACGGTCGCGAATCGGAAAGTAAGCGACTTGGAGTTAAAATCTTTGGCGGACAATTCGCTAAAGCAGGTAACATTATCGTACGTCAACGCGGTACACAACACCACCCGGGTTTAAATATGGGTATTGGTAAAGACCATACTTTATTCGCGCTTGTTGACGGAGTTGTTGAATTCAGAAAACGCAAAGACAACAGATCATTTGTTTCTATCGTTCCGATAGAAAAAGCAAACTAA
- a CDS encoding conserved hypothetical protein (Evidence 4 : Unknown function but conserved in other organisms), translated as MYTEKIGTNAGLVWKALENGELNVKAVKKATKLAEKDLNLALGWLAREGKISFREEEGEVFIALV; from the coding sequence ATGTACACAGAAAAAATTGGTACTAATGCCGGTCTGGTTTGGAAGGCATTAGAAAACGGCGAATTAAACGTGAAAGCCGTAAAAAAAGCAACCAAACTGGCTGAAAAAGACTTGAATTTAGCATTGGGTTGGTTGGCTCGTGAAGGTAAAATCTCTTTCAGAGAAGAAGAAGGAGAAGTATTTATTGCTTTAGTGTAA
- a CDS encoding CsbD-like protein, whose protein sequence is MDNSRLKGVWEQLKGKAKQEWGELTDDDLKYEEGREDEMFGKLQSKLGKTKDEIANWFEKQMDKLENKLE, encoded by the coding sequence ATGGATAATTCAAGATTAAAAGGAGTTTGGGAACAACTCAAAGGAAAGGCAAAACAAGAATGGGGTGAACTCACTGACGATGATTTAAAATATGAAGAAGGTCGAGAAGACGAAATGTTTGGAAAATTGCAAAGTAAATTAGGTAAAACAAAAGATGAAATAGCCAACTGGTTTGAAAAACAGATGGACAAATTAGAAAATAAATTAGAGTAA